A section of the Pochonia chlamydosporia 170 chromosome 2, whole genome shotgun sequence genome encodes:
- a CDS encoding DDHD domain-containing protein (similar to Neosartorya fischeri NRRL 181 XP_001261016.1) codes for MDPTKMNSLGPRHDPSARVQKPNAGLDRLAALKARVAAATGASKAKGALNPLPGDLGSRESSLKAGDSSPKAAHIRTEQGGRSSSYHALATQSRTFRKPITQDHAGDNPYFDDTLAHPGSGGRVREPRRLVFNQKGKYIQQANALRRQAALEAMKKRIAEQTRKAGINEDLDVEKKFVVGEPPDIEWWDEGLVDGKSYEKIANPAVLKIRSPDSIVTEYVQHPVALEPPQDRHVPEAKAMFLTTKEQAKIRRQRRMAELKEMQAKIRLGLVPAPPPKVKKGNLMRVLGDGKYFHFQAILCYPNSVLLVAVKDPTAVEARVNREIAERHQKHVDANDDRKLSKEQKKEKLSKNQQRDADKGIYILVFKISSLANGQHRYKIGMNANQLALSGTCIMHPKFNLVVVEGGAWSINKYKKLMLNRIDWTENSPSRSRDDKHSPEKDWLQAENQDGALKDMSLNECKLVFEGEQKARGFKKWISSDHLSRRAYALNGIPAFSFSIDDGKIRSLNDANPNHLAYFDTATDALPNMTSASHTYGSNCRLTPISRISGDNGMPAIVSQFFYSSLTPIEGLSSAQYHGASPDHKSLKRQLRPFSCGDNNALERAWISLASDDCRDEHCAVRSGQKEVVELRADFTKRLQSHVEKLALRHLELHPGLSKVSETNIEAEDLSDCCQALRADISDMLQHNFCALHRRIHPGLAVDAVKRAVIVATSALRRGIIDAADSTPNATLNDLSARQREVIQPPIAATGAGTNGPTAEGQFRPASAVATCPNQDQGSPDGLGPTRLNATAIVGMPGNTFIRAENKSASAAHYSLTPHGGQKVIDKHQDNRSTGLLDATHHSKPVQSHEHPGISSSVIDVVVGVSRLHKVSLPTLLMKPIYWSPVNDVAVITRATWFYRDTMMPVAPPVANQLEAGYQELQPWTETWRDELRCAVEVGPLGEEKVSHCLWPEDSKHFDDASQRLEPKISGDLFCSARCFRGDAAAQGTIDFVIEGQSLGKERLNRAFANYHVIYKDDKIAFLLKPSLRPSAYYGRKPASKIAKGFTVGIPVVRGFDAATWNRIHKALNISHSSQGAPRPMSHPPQAEEAEEPRVCEGCHAEETNGQVTDLVLVAHGIGQKIAERVESYHFTHAINGFRRAVNHEMCNPVIQHVLRPSQNGVMILPLNWRMGLSFEDGSSADHGKNEEQGNESFGLKDIEPNTIPAIRSMISDVMFDIPFYMSHHKSKMINALVFEANRVYRLWCRNNPGFAAIGRVHLIAHSLGSVMAVDILSRQPTEAPSVDLRRTEPGTQFFEFDTTNLFLVGSPAGFFLLLEHGVLTPRRGRRKPGADPRDANDGHIVSDAGRFGCLAVDNIYNVLAKEDPIAYLLNGAVDPAYASSLKTAYVPGTSASIFKSMGDAMRHVVPGLSLPADPLLASAERPSTVRLPSQLELEVHDFTREEVAEKKAFLLNDNGQIDWFLRSGSGPLEIQYLNMLSAHTSYWINQDFIRMLCLEIGRQPGRKHTIPAMRAVKVAKRFGLDK; via the exons ATGGACCCAACCAAGATGAACAGCCTTGGGCCTCGGCATGATCCATCAGCTCGTGTCCAGAAGCCAAATGCTGGCCTTGACCGGCTGGCTGCTTTGAAAGCTCGAGTAGCAGCAGCTACAGGTGCTAGCAAGGCAAAAGGAGCTTTGAACCCTTTACCTGGAGATCTAGGATCGCGAGAATCATCTCTAAAAGCTGGAGACTCATCACCCAAAGCCGCACATATTCGTACCGAGCAAGGCGGTCGATCGTCCTCTTACCACGCCCTAGCAACTCAAAGTCGCACATTCCGAAAACCGATCACGCAGGACCATGCGGGCGATAATCCATATTTTGACGATACTCTCGCGCACCCAGGCTCTGGTGGCAGAGTACGAGAACCGAGACGCTTAGTATTCAACCAGAAGGGAAAATACATTCAGCAAGCAAATGCCCTTCGTCGGCAAGCTGCCCTAGAGGCAATGAAAAAAAGAATAGCAGAACAGACGAGAAAAGCCGGCATCAACGAAGATCTAGACGTGGAAAAGAAGTTCGTTGTAGGAGAGCCGCCAGATATCGAATGGTGGGACGAAGGGCTCGTCGATGGCAAAAGCTACGAGAAGATTGCAAATCCTGCAGTACTGAAGATTAGGAGCCCTGATAGTATTGTGACGGAATATGTTCAACATCCTGTCGCACTCGAACCACCCCAAGATCGCCATGTTCCAGAAGCAAAAGCGATGTTTCTGACAACCAAGGAGCAAGCCAAAATCAGGCGTCAACGTAGGATGGCAGAGTTGAAGGaaatgcaagccaagatTCGCCTTGGATTGGTTCCGGCACCACCGCCGAAGGTCAAGAAGGGGAATCTAATGCGTGTTTTGGGTGACGGCAAGTATTTCCATTTTCAAGCTATTCTGTGCTATCCTAACTCTGTTTTATTAGTTGCCGTGAAGGACCCCACAGCTGTCGAGGCAAGAGTCAACCGCGAAATCGCAGAACGGCACCAGAAACATGTGGATGCCAACGACGATCGGAAGTTATCCAAAGAacagaagaaggaaaagttGTCCAAGAACCAGCAAAGAGATGCCGATAAAGGCATCTATATTCTGGTCTTTAAGATCTCGAGCTTGGCAAACGGGCAACACCGTTACAAAATTGGAATGAATGCCAATCAACTTGCCCTTTCGGGAACTTGCATTATGCACCCGAAATTTAACTTGGTTGTTGTCGAAGGCGGTGCTTGGAGTATCAACAAATACAAGAAGTTGATGCTCAACCGCATTGACTGGACAGAAAATTCTCCCTCGAGGAGCCGGGATGATAAACACAGTCCAGAAAAGGACTGGCTTCAGGCGGAGAATCAAGACGGAGCGCTCAAGGATATGTCGTTAAACGAGTGCAAATTGGTATTTGAAGGAGAACAAAAGGCAAGGGGATTTAAGAAGTGGATCA GTAGTGATCACCTATCACGACGAGCGTACGCCCTAAATGGTATTCCCGCGTTCTCATTTTCAATCGACGATGGCAAGATACGAAGTTTGAACGATGCCAACCCCAATCACCTGGCTTACTTCGACACCGCAACCGACGCGCTGCCCAACATGACATCAGCCTCACATACGTATGGCTCTAACTGCCGCCTGACACCGATATCACGAATTTCGGGTGACAATGGGATGCCAGCAATTGTCTCCCAGTTCTTCTACTCCTCACTTACACCGATCGAGGGACTATCATCAGCCCAATATCATGGGGCAAGCCCGGACCACAAGTCTCTGAAGCGTCAGCTTCGGCCGTTTTCTTGTGGTGATAACAATGCCTTGGAGAGAGCCTGGATAAGCCTAGCGTCTGATGACTGTCGTGATGAACATTGCGCAGTAAGATCAGGTCAAAAGGAAGTCGTTGAACTGCGCGCGGATTTCACGAAAAGGCTGCAGAGCCACGTGGAGAAGCTGGCTTTGAGGCATCTGGAATTGCACCCCGGCCTCAGTAAAGTCTCGGAAACGAATATAGAAGCGGAAGATCTGTCGGACTGCTGCCAGGCATTACGTGCAGATATCTCTGACATGCTTCAGCATAATTTCTGTGCTCTGCACAGGAGAATTCACCCCGGACTCGCCGTTGATGCGGTGAAGAGAGCTGTTATTGTTGCGACGAGCGCTTTGAGACGTGGAATCATTGACGCAGCTGATTCAACGCCGAATGCAACTCTTAATGATCTATCGGCAAGGCAAAGAGAGGTCATCCAACCGCCCATAGCTGCAACGGGTGCAGGTACCAATGGACCTACAGCGGAGGGGCAGTTTCGTCCTGCATCTGCTGTTGCAACTTGCCCTAACCAAGACCAAGGGTCTCCAGACGGACTCGGACCTACTCGGCTGAATGCAACAGCGATTGTTGGAATGCCGGGGAATACCTTTATTCGGGCAGAAAACAAGAGTGCTTCCGCAGCCCATTACTCTCTAACCCCACACGGAGGGCAGAAAGTGATTGATAAACATCAAGACAATAGATCAACCGGATTACTTGACGCTACACATCATTCAAAGCCGGTGCAGTCTCATGAACACCCCGGTATTAGTTCGTCCGTCATTGATGTCGTTGTAGGCGTATCCAGACTGCATAAGGTATCACTTCCCACACTTCTCATGAAGCCCATATATTGGTCACCCGTCAACGATGTGGCCGTCATAACGCGTGCAACTTGGTTTTACAG AGATACAATGATGCCTGTTGCTCCGCCAGTTGCAAATCAGTTAGAAGCTGGGTATCAGGAGCTGCAGCCTTGGACGGAAACTTGGAGAGATGAGTTGAGGTGCGCCGTCGAGGTAGGACCCTTAGGAGAGGAGAAGGTTTCCCACTGCCTTTGGCCCGAAGACTCCAAACATTTCGATGACGCAAGCCAAAGGCTGGAGCCAAAAATATCCGGGGATCTGTTTTGCTCTGCACGCTGTTTCCGAGGGGATGCTGCAGCACAAGGGACCATTGACTTTGTAATTGAAGGTCAATCTTTAGGGAAAGAGAGGCTAAATCGAGCATTCGCCAATTACCACGTCATCTATAAAGACGACAAGATTGCCTTTCTGTTGAAACCTAGCCTTCGGCCATCTGCCTATTACGGAAGAAAACCAGCTTCGAAAATCGCCAAAGGCTTTACTGTTGGGATCCCCGTTGTACGAGGTTTCGATGCGGCTACCTGGAATCGAATTCACAAAGCGCTAAATATTTCTCACAGCAGTCAAGGAGCACCGCGCCCGATGAGTCATCCTCCACaggcggaggaggctgaggaacCTCGAGTTTGTGAAGGTTGTCATGCTGAAGAAACCAATGGTCAAGTAACCGACCTAGTTCTTGTGGCTCATGGAATTGGTCAAAAGATTGCAGAGAGAGTGGAGAGTTATCACTTCACACACGCTATAAATGGCTTTCGACGTGCCGTTAACCATGAGATGTGCAATCCCGTTATCCAACACGTCTTGCGCCCGAGTCAGAATGGTGTGATGATACTACCGCTAAATTGGAGGATGGGACTTTCATTTGAAGACGGGAGCTCCGCTGACCATGGAAAGAACGAAGAACAAGGGAACGAGTCATTTGGCTTGAAGGATATTGAGCCCAACACGATCCCTGCAATTAGAAGCATGATATCTGACGTGATGTTTGACATACCGTTTTACATGTCGCATCACAAAAGCAAGATGATAAATGCTCTTGTGTTCGAAGCAAACAGAGTATACCGCCTTTGGTGTCGAAATAACCCCGGATTTGCTGCCATAGGAAGAGTTCATCTTATTGCACACTCTCTTGGAAGCGTTATGGCGGTCGATATCCTTTCTCGACAGCCAACAGAAGCCCCGAGCGTGGATCTACGGCGGACTGAGCCAGGAACCCAGTTCTTTGAATTCGATACGACCAACTTGTTTCTTGTTGGAAGCCCTGCTGGTTTCTTTTTACTCCTTGAGCACGGAGTATTAACACCTAGGCGAGGTCGTCGAAAACCTGGAGCGGACCCAAGAGACGCAAACGACGGGCACATTGTGAGTGATGCCGGTCGATTCGGTTGTCTGGCTGTGGATAACATCTACAACGTACTTGCCAAAGAAGATCCGATTGCGTATTTGTTAAATGGTGCCGTGGATCCTGCATATGCCTCGTCTTTGAAGACGGCTTACGTTCCGGGTACGTCTGCCTCAATTTTCAAGTCTATGGGTGATGCCATGCGACATGTTGTGCCCGGTTTATCTCTGCCAGCTGATCCATTGTTGGCCAGCGCAGAGAGACCGTCAACGGTACGTCTTCCTTCTCAACTAGAATTGGAAGTTCATGATTTCACTCGTGAAGAGGTTGCTGAAAAAAAGGCTTTCCTACTAAATGATAATGGTCAAATCGATTGGTTTCTCAGATCTGGAAGCGGTCCATTGGAGATCCAGTATCTAAACATGCTCAGTGCCCACACTAGTTACTGGATCAACCAGGATTTCATCCGTATGCTGTGCCTGGAGATAGGCCGACAACCTGGACGGAAGCACACAATCCCAGCCATGAGAGCTGTTAAAGTGGCTAAACGCTTTGGACTAGATAAGTAA
- a CDS encoding 2-hydroxychromene-2-carboxylate isomerase (similar to Marssonina brunnea f. sp. 'multigermtubi' MB_m1 XP_007297474.1), whose product MAATPKITLYFDTVSPFAYIAFYILQNDGVFQNCNITYVPIFLGGLMKKCGNTAPINITNKNNWIDRERLLWAKTFNVPMKILLPQGFPPMTLNIMRCLAALDVADGRSDQSRLIRTVDALYHDFWVDHSETNDTRLLQLLLNRILGSEEATKITAAATKDGKTSLLHNTDEAFAAGAFGLPWMVCTNGNGETESFWGVDHIGQVASFLGLQRPGTGGWKAVL is encoded by the exons ATGGCAGCAACTCCCAAAATCACGCTTTACTTTGACACGGTCAGCCCGTTTGCATACATTGCTTTTTACATTTTGCAA AATGATGGGGTGTTCCAAAATTGCAACATCACTTACGTGCCCATTTTCCTTGGCGGTTTAATGAAGAAGTGTGGCAATACGGCTCCAATCAACATTACCA ATAAAAATAACTGGATTGATCGCGAACGATTGCTGTGGGCTAAAACGTTCAATGTCCCGATGAAAATCTTGCTGCCACAAGGCTTTCCCCCAATGACGCTGAACATTATGAGATGCTTGGCTGCGCTGGATGTCGCCGATGGTAGGAGCGACCAGAGCCGGTTGATCAGAACCGTAGATGCTCTCTACCACGACTTCTGGGTAGATCATTCAGAGACCAACGACACAAGACTACTGCAGTTGCTTTTGAATCGTATACTTGGCAGCGAGGAAGCAACTAAAATTACTGCCGCGGCAaccaaagacggcaaaaCGAGCCTTCTTCACAATACGGATGAAGCCTTTGCCGCCGGCGCGTTTGGACTTCCGTGGATGGTTTGCACAAATGGTAATGGCGAGACGGAGTCATTTTGGGGGGTAGACCATATAGGTCAGGTTGCTAGTTTCCTTGGCCTCCAGCGACCTGGGACAGGCGGGTGGAAGGCAGTCCTTTGA
- a CDS encoding histone H3 (similar to Chaetomium globosum CBS 148.51 XP_001228223.1): MARTKQTARKSTGGKAPRKQLASKAARKSAPSTGGVKKPHRYKPGTVALREIRRYQKSTELLIRKLPFQRLVREIAQDFKSDLRFQSSAIGALQESVESYLVSLFEDTNLCAIHAKRVTIQSKDIQLARRLRGERN; encoded by the exons atggctcGCACCAAGCAGACAGCCCGTAAGTCCACTGGTGGCAAGGCTCCCCGTAAGCAGCTTGCTTCCAAGGCCGCTCGCAAGAGTGCACCATCCActggtggtgtcaagaaGCCTCACCGATATAAGCCCGGTACCGTCGCTCTTCGTGAAATCAGACGTTACCAGAAATCCACCGAGCTTTTGATCCGCAAGCTCCCATTCCAGCGTCTC GTCCGTGAAATCGCACAAGACTTCAAGAGCGATCTTCGCTTCCAGTCCTCCGCTATCGGCGCGCTGCAGGAGTCCGTCGAGTCTTACCTCGTATCTCTCTTCGAGGACACCAACCTCTGCGCCATCCACGCCAAGCGTGTTACCATCCAGTCCAAGGATATCCAGCTCGCTCGCCGCCTCCGTGGTGAACGCAACTAA
- a CDS encoding histone H4.1 (similar to Metarhizium acridum CQMa 102 XP_007808855.1) yields the protein MTGRGKGGKGLGKGGAKRHRKILRDNIQGITKPAIRRLARRGGVKRISAMIYEETRTVLKTFLEGVIRDAVTYTEHAKRKTVTSLDVVYALKRQGRTLYGFGG from the exons ATGACTGGAC GTGGCAAAGGCGGAAAGGGCCTCGGCAAGGGCGGCGCCAAGCGTCATCGCAAGATTCTCCGTGACAACATTCAGGGCATTACCAAACCTGCCATTCGGCGTCTAGCTCGCCGTGGTGGTGTCAAGCGTATCTCTGCTATGATATACGAAGAGACACGCACAGTCCTCAAGACCTTCCTGGAAGGCGTCATCCGCGATGCGGTCACATACACCGAACACGCCAAGCGAAAGACAGTCACATCACTGGACGTGGTCTATGCCCTGAAGAGACAGGGCCGCACTCTCTACGGCTTTGGTGGCTAA
- a CDS encoding 26S proteasome regulatory subunit-like protein (similar to Metarhizium acridum CQMa 102 XP_007815462.1) translates to MISFNNNNNNNSVTQQQHYQHPSQFYYLHQTRNEADLNDNIPPLAFDDSPETYQLLQTNSDSIQDFGDPMQSDSWGGLAQLTPKIGRFSHQRESSLSSLGSAGPASPFTQNTSNPHIAIPDQTFDGLPEMHSQDLANAQGGSYYQLAKSMGPASYQTYHGMDGAVPEMAYPVTVSGPGKRPRMDKALLPAPELAGAYRRSHPASVASSAAGDSPAAPALGEAEHKPRRKNGRTQCYLKYSQAGDADPASDFLDYGHIPKLDRTMTDVYGDELYNPNFTITSASSPPPHSTASTGSDVFSQRIYAANHQHLSAAHSPASTASRARSPFRTGSPFAASSTQQFNNSRPASGGHSQHAQHSVSNLEGAVEPETPKTISPKDAVLEFNESEGDGVFPLFPHDSSNFEIESLSKSIPSDPNGSYIGPNMVNLHSSEQFGYLPSQMPTGIQVPQQYPFIARTTTSHDTPPRLSSSGASSVASGGNTPASRGRPTSTGTEAGTYTCTYHGCTMRFETPSLLQKHKREGHRQSQGLGAPRVQDMGMMSGLANTQAGPHRCDRINPSTGKPCSTVFSRPYDLTRHEDTIHNARKQKVRCNLCTEEKTFSRADALTRHYRVCHPDMELPGKGRRRG, encoded by the coding sequence ATGATATCTTTCAACAATAACAATAACAATAATTCTGTTacgcagcaacaacattatCAGCACCCGTCACAGTTCTATTACTTGCATCAGACTCGCAACGAAGCAGACTTGAACGACAACATCCCGCCTCTTGCTTTCGACGACTCTCCTGAAACGTACCAGCTGCTGCAGACAAATTCGGACTCTATTCAGGACTTTGGCGATCCCATGCAGTCGGATAGTTGGGGCGGACTCGCCCAGCTGACTCCCAAGATCGGGCGATTCTCACATCAGAGAGAATCCTCTCTATCGTCGCTTGGCTCGGCAGGCCCCGCATCGCCCTTCACTCAGAATACTTCAAATCCTCACATCGCAATTCCAGATCAGACCTTTGACGGACTCCCTGAGATGCATTCACAGGACCTTGCAAATGCTCAAGGGGGCTCGTACTACCAACTAGCCAAATCGATGGGTCCAGCGTCCTACCAGACATATCACGGCATGGATGGTGCAGTACCAGAGATGGCATATCCCGTTACTGTATCTGGTCCAGGGAAGAGACCACGCATGGACAAGGCTCTTCTGCCGGCTCCCGAATTAGCTGGAGCGTACAGAAGATCTCACCCTGCGTCTGTTGCAAGTTCAGCTGCTGGAGACTCTCCAGCTGCGCCGGCCCTAGGCGAAGCTGAACACAAACCTCGCAGAAAGAATGGTAGGACCCAATGTTACCTCAAATATTCACAGGCGGGAGATGCTGATCCGGCTTCGGATTTTTTAGACTATGGTCACATTCCAAAGCTCGACCGAACCATGACAGATGTGTACGGGGATGAGCTCTACAACCCGAACTTCACCATTACATCCGCGTCTtcgccaccaccacactcCACTGCCTCAACTGGAAGTGATGTATTCAGTCAGCGAATCTACGCCGCGAATCATCAACACTTGAGTGCTGCTCACTCGCCAGCGTCTACAGCTTCCCGAGCTCGATCACCATTTCGAACTGGGTCCCCGTTCGCTGCATCCTCTACTCAGCAATTCAACAACTCTCGGCCTGCATCCGGAGGACATAGCCAACATGCTCAACATTCCGTTTCAAATCTGGAAGGTGCAGTTGAGCCGGAGACACCAAAGACAATCTCGCCAAAAGACGCTGTTTTGGAATTCAACGAATCGGAAGGAGATGGAGTGTTTCCTCTATTTCCTCACGATTCGTCCAATTTTGAAATCGAGTCGCTCTCCAAATCAATCCCCTCTGACCCCAATGGATCTTATATCGGACCAAATATGGTGAATCTTCACTCAAGTGAGCAATTTGGGTATTTGCCTTCACAGATGCCTACTGGCATCCAGGTCCCACAGCAGTATCCCTTCATCGCACGAACTACAACCAGTCATGATACGCCGCCTCGGCTGAGTTCGTCTGGGGCAAGCTCCGTTGCCTCTGGGGGAAATACGCCAGCTTCTCGGGGTAGACCGACAAGCACAGGAACTGAAGCCGGAACATACACGTGTACCTACCACGGATGTACAATGAGGTTTGAAACGCCATCATTGCTTCAAAAACACAAACGGGAAGGCCATCGGCAGTCTCAAGGTCTAGGAGCACCCAGGGTTCAGGATATGGGTATGATGTCTGGCTTGGCCAATACACAGGCTGGACCACACAGATGTGATCGAATCAATCCTAGCACGGGAAAGCCATGCAGTACAGTCTTCTCAAGGCCTTACGATCTAACTAGACACGAAGACACCATCCACAACGCGCGGAAACAGAAGGTGCGCTGCAACCTCTGCACTGAGGAAAAAACATTCAGCAGGGCAGATGCACTGACCAGGCATTATCGAGTGTGTCATCCTGACATGGAATTGCCTGGAAAGGGTCGACGTCGTGGATGA